A single genomic interval of Mycolicibacterium holsaticum DSM 44478 = JCM 12374 harbors:
- a CDS encoding zinc-binding dehydrogenase, with protein sequence MRAAVLRDGRMVLRDDVAEPVPGPGQVLVGVKACGICGSDLHFAQHGHKMVELSAEMKGLPGGDGARLDLSRDVFLGHEFSAEVLDSGPDTDAPAPGTIVTSVPALLTATGVEPIVFSNTTIGGYAERMLLSAPLLLPVPNGLDPRHAALTEPMAVGLHAVNKSAIERGETALVLGCGPVGLAIVAALRHRGVEHVVAADFSPKRRQLADTMGAHEILDPAQGSPFDTATPAVVFEAVGMPGIINDVLRQAPAGCRVVVAGVCMEPDTVVPFFGSAKEISVHFVFAYDFTEFGASLRAIAEGEIDVAPLITGEVDLAGVGAAFDELAHPDQHCKVLVAP encoded by the coding sequence ATGCGGGCCGCCGTGCTGCGCGACGGGCGGATGGTGCTGCGCGACGACGTCGCCGAACCCGTGCCGGGACCTGGACAGGTGCTGGTCGGAGTCAAGGCGTGCGGCATCTGCGGATCGGACCTGCACTTCGCCCAACACGGCCACAAGATGGTGGAGCTCAGCGCCGAGATGAAGGGGCTGCCCGGCGGTGACGGTGCGCGGCTGGACCTTTCACGTGACGTGTTCCTCGGACACGAGTTCAGCGCCGAGGTGCTCGACTCCGGGCCCGACACCGACGCACCTGCGCCGGGCACGATCGTCACCTCGGTGCCCGCACTGCTGACCGCGACCGGTGTGGAGCCGATCGTGTTCTCCAACACCACGATCGGCGGCTACGCCGAGCGGATGCTGTTGTCAGCGCCGCTGCTGCTGCCGGTGCCCAACGGTTTGGACCCGCGCCATGCCGCGCTCACCGAGCCCATGGCGGTCGGTCTGCACGCGGTGAACAAGTCGGCCATCGAGCGCGGCGAAACCGCACTTGTGCTCGGCTGCGGGCCCGTCGGCCTGGCGATCGTCGCCGCGCTGCGCCACCGCGGGGTGGAACACGTTGTGGCCGCGGACTTCTCACCGAAGCGGCGGCAGCTGGCCGACACCATGGGCGCCCACGAGATCCTCGATCCGGCGCAAGGCTCACCGTTCGACACCGCGACGCCCGCGGTGGTGTTCGAGGCCGTCGGGATGCCCGGCATCATCAACGACGTCCTGCGCCAGGCGCCGGCGGGGTGTCGAGTGGTGGTCGCGGGCGTGTGCATGGAACCCGACACCGTGGTCCCGTTCTTCGGCAGCGCCAAGGAGATCAGCGTGCACTTCGTATTCGCCTACGATTTCACCGAGTTCGGTGCGTCGTTGCGGGCGATCGCCGAGGGCGAGATCGACGTCGCACCGCTGATCACCGGGGAAGTCGACCTTGCCGGGGTGGGCGCCGCGTTCGACGAGCTGGCGCACCCGGACCAGCATTGCAAGGTTCTGGTGGCCCCGTGA
- a CDS encoding LLM class flavin-dependent oxidoreductase, whose product MTRPLNFGVFITPFHPVGQSPTVALEYDLERTVALDRLGYDEVWFGEHHSGGYELIACPEVLIAAAAERTKHIRLGTGVVSLPYHHPLMVADRWVLLDHITRGRVMFGTGPGALPSDAYMMGIDPVDQRRMMQESLEAILALFRAAPDERITRTSDWFTLRDAALHIRPYTWPYPEISTAAMISPSGPRLAGTLGTSLLSLSMSVPGGFAALENTWQVVVEQAEKSGRDEPNRDNWRVLSIMHLADTREQAIDDCTYGLADFANYFGAAGFVPLSNSVEGEQSPREFVEEYAGKGNCCIGTPGDAIAYIHDLLEQSGGFGTLLLLGHDWASPQATYHSYELFAREVIPHFKGQLIAPRASHDWAKGMRDQLLGRAGEAIVNAITEHTDELENREG is encoded by the coding sequence ATGACGCGCCCACTGAACTTCGGGGTGTTCATCACCCCGTTCCACCCGGTCGGTCAATCCCCCACCGTGGCATTGGAATACGACCTCGAACGCACTGTCGCGCTGGACCGTCTCGGTTACGACGAGGTCTGGTTCGGCGAGCACCACTCCGGCGGTTACGAGTTGATCGCCTGCCCGGAGGTGCTCATCGCCGCAGCCGCCGAGCGCACCAAGCACATCCGGCTCGGCACCGGCGTGGTGTCGCTGCCCTACCACCATCCGCTGATGGTGGCCGACCGCTGGGTGTTGCTCGACCACATCACCCGCGGCCGGGTGATGTTCGGCACCGGTCCGGGCGCGCTGCCCTCGGACGCCTACATGATGGGTATCGACCCGGTCGACCAGCGCCGGATGATGCAGGAGTCGCTGGAGGCGATCCTGGCGTTGTTTCGCGCCGCCCCCGACGAGCGGATCACCAGGACGTCGGACTGGTTCACCCTGCGCGACGCCGCGCTGCACATCCGCCCCTACACCTGGCCGTACCCCGAAATATCGACGGCGGCAATGATTTCACCGTCGGGTCCGCGGCTGGCCGGAACGCTTGGCACGTCGCTGCTTTCGTTGTCGATGTCGGTGCCCGGCGGGTTCGCCGCGCTGGAGAACACGTGGCAGGTCGTCGTCGAACAGGCCGAGAAGTCGGGCCGCGACGAACCGAACCGCGACAACTGGCGGGTGCTGTCGATCATGCATCTGGCCGACACCCGCGAGCAGGCGATCGACGACTGCACCTACGGGCTAGCGGATTTCGCGAACTACTTCGGCGCCGCCGGGTTCGTGCCGCTGTCCAACAGCGTGGAGGGCGAGCAGTCACCGCGGGAGTTCGTCGAAGAGTATGCGGGCAAGGGCAACTGCTGTATCGGCACCCCCGGCGACGCGATCGCCTACATCCACGACCTGCTCGAGCAGTCCGGCGGCTTCGGCACGCTGCTGCTGCTCGGCCACGACTGGGCCTCACCGCAGGCGACGTATCACTCCTACGAACTGTTCGCCCGCGAGGTCATCCCGCACTTCAAGGGGCAGCTCATCGCGCCGCGGGCGTCGCACGACTGGGCCAAGGGCATGCGCGACCAACTGCTGGGCCGGGCGGGCGAGGCGATCGTCAACGCGATCACCGAGCACACCGACGAACTCGAGAACCGGGAGGGTTGA
- a CDS encoding alpha/beta fold hydrolase has translation MPTWTERLVETNGVQLRVVEAGDRGAPVVVLAHGFPELAYSWRHQIPALAEAGFHVLAPDQRGYGGSSKPGAVDAYTVVDLSADLVGLLDDVGAERAAIVGHDFGAVVAWSAPLLHPDRFAGVVGLSVPPVPRSRVPTTQAFRKLFGDNFFYILYFQQPGPADADLNRDVATTMRKLFGSLTTPSDEAAALRMVQAGPEGFIERIPEPGALPDWLRSDEFDRYVAEFTEHGFTAPLNWYRCFDRNWELTAPDRLPAATITVPALFVGGTADPTLAYTPRHRVRDLVSGDYREVMIEGAGHWIQQERPVEVNAELIEFLKRLEL, from the coding sequence GTGCCCACCTGGACCGAACGTCTAGTCGAAACCAACGGCGTGCAGCTCCGGGTCGTCGAGGCAGGCGACCGCGGGGCCCCGGTGGTTGTCTTGGCCCACGGCTTTCCCGAGCTGGCGTACTCGTGGCGCCATCAGATCCCGGCGCTGGCCGAAGCGGGCTTCCACGTGCTGGCTCCCGACCAGCGCGGCTACGGCGGATCGTCGAAACCCGGCGCGGTCGACGCCTACACCGTCGTCGACCTGAGCGCGGACCTGGTCGGCCTGCTCGACGACGTCGGCGCGGAACGGGCGGCGATCGTCGGCCACGACTTCGGCGCCGTGGTGGCGTGGTCGGCTCCGCTGTTGCATCCGGACCGGTTCGCCGGGGTCGTCGGGTTGAGCGTGCCCCCGGTGCCGCGTTCGCGGGTCCCGACCACCCAAGCCTTCCGCAAGCTCTTCGGCGACAACTTCTTCTACATCCTGTACTTCCAACAGCCCGGTCCTGCCGACGCCGACCTGAACCGCGATGTCGCCACCACGATGCGCAAACTGTTCGGGTCGCTGACCACGCCCTCGGACGAGGCCGCGGCGCTGCGCATGGTCCAAGCCGGCCCGGAGGGCTTCATCGAACGCATCCCCGAACCGGGCGCGTTGCCCGACTGGCTGCGCTCCGACGAGTTCGACCGCTACGTCGCCGAGTTCACCGAGCACGGGTTCACCGCGCCGCTGAACTGGTACCGCTGCTTTGACCGCAACTGGGAGCTGACCGCGCCGGATCGGTTGCCGGCTGCCACCATCACCGTTCCCGCGCTGTTCGTCGGCGGCACCGCCGACCCGACCCTGGCCTACACACCGCGCCACCGCGTGCGCGATCTGGTGTCCGGCGACTACCGCGAGGTGATGATCGAGGGCGCCGGCCACTGGATCCAACAGGAGCGTCCCGTCGAGGTAAACGCCGAGCTGATCGAGTTCCTCAAGCGATTGGAGCTGTAG